From Callithrix jacchus isolate 240 chromosome 15, calJac240_pri, whole genome shotgun sequence, one genomic window encodes:
- the USP19 gene encoding ubiquitin carboxyl-terminal hydrolase 19 isoform X27 gives MSGGASATGPRRGPPGLEDASSKKKQKDRANQESKDGDPRKETGSRYVTQAGLELLASGDPSASASCAAGITGSHHRTRLFFPSSSGSASTPREEQTKAELLLDWRQSAEEVIVKLRVGVGPLQLEDIDAAFTDTDCVVRFSGGQQWGGVFYAEIKGSCAKVQTRKGSLLHLTLPKKVPMLTWPSLLKKPLGTQELVPGLQCQENGKELSPIALEPGPEPHRAKQEARNQKRAQGRGEVGSGAGPGAQAGPSAKRAVHLCRGPEGEGSRDGPGPRGDAPPFVADLATQVEADEQHCIPPLNPQTCLLGSEENLALSVGEKAVSPGNDPVSPAMVRSRNPVKDDCVKEEMTVAADAATLVDGKEPESMVNLAFVKNDSYEKGPDSVVVHVYVKEICRDTSRVLFREQDFTLIFQTRDGNFLRLHPGCGPHTIFRWQVKLRNLIEPEQCTFCFTASRIDICLRKRQSQRWGGLEAPAARGAVGGAKVAVPTGPTPLDSTPPGGAPHSLTGQEEARAVEKDKSKARSEDTGLDSVAARTPMEHVTPKPETHLASPKPTCMVPPMPHSPVSGDSVEEEEEEEKKVCLPGFTGLVNLGNTCFMNSVIQSLSNTRELRDFFHDRSFEAEINYNNPLGTGGRLAIGFAVLLRALWKGTHHAFQPSKLKAIVASKASQFTGYAQHDAQEFMAFLLDGLHEDLNRIQNKPYTETVDSDGRPDEVVAEEAWQRHKMRNDSFIVDLFQGQYKSKLVCPVCAKFLVSISKENSTASEVLDSLSQSVHVKPENLRLAEVIKNRFQRVFLPSHSLDTVSPSDMLLCFELLSPELAKERVVVLEVQQRPQVPSVPISKCAACQRKQQSEDEKLKRCTRCYRVGYCNQLCQKTHWPDHKGLCRPENIGYPFLVSVPASRLTYARLAQLLEGYARYSVSVFQPPFQPGRMALESQSPGCTTLLSTGSLEAGDSERDPIQPPELQLVTPVADGDTGPLRVWTAPDRGPVPSTSGISSDMLASGPIEVGSLPASERVSRPEAAVPGYQHPSEALNAHTPQFFIYKIDSSNREQRLEDKGDTPLELGDDCSLALVWRNNERLQEFVLVASKELECAEDPGSAGEAARAGHFTLDQCLNLFTRPEVLAPEEAWYCPQCKQHREASKQLLLWRLPNVLIVQLKRFSFRSFIWRDKINDLVEFPVRNLDLSKFCIGQKEEQLPNYDLYAVINHYGGMIGGHYTACARLPNDRSSQRSDVGWRLFDDSTVTTVDESQVVTRYAYVLFYRRRNSPVERPPRAGHSEHHPDLGPAAEAAASQGLGPGQAPEVAPTRTAPERFAPPVDRPAPTYSNMEEVD, from the exons ATGTCTGGAGGGGCCAGTGCAACAGGCCCAAGGAGAGGGCCCCCAGGACTGGAGGATGCCAGTAGTAAGAAGAAGCAGAAGGATCGAGCAAACCAGGAGAGCAAGGATGGAGATCCTAGGAAAG agacagggtctcgatatgttacccaggctggtcttgaactcctggcctcaggtgatccttctgcctcagcctcctgtgcagctgggattacaggatcacACCACCGTACCCGGCTGTTCTTTCCTTCGTCGTCAGGGTCAGCATCCACTCCTCGAGAGGAGCAGACCAAAGCAG AGTTGTTGCTCGATTGGAGGCAGAGTGCAGAAGAGGTAATTGTCAAGCTTCGTGTGGGAGTAGGTCCCCTTCAGCTGGAGGACATAGATGCGGCTTTCACAGATACAGACTGTGTGGTGCGGTTTTCAG gtggTCAGCAGTGGGGTGGTGTCTTCTATGCTGAGATAAAAGGATCTTGTGCTAAAGTGCAAACCCGCAAGGGGAGTCTCCTGCACCTGACACTGCCCAAGAAGGTGCCTATGCTCACGTGGCCCTCTCTCCTG AAGAAACCTCTAGGGACCCAGGAGCTGGTGCCGGGGCTGCAGTGCCAGGAGAATGGGAAGGAACTCTCTCCCATTGCCCTAGAGCCAGGCCCTGAGCCCCACCGGGCTAAGCAGGAGGCCCGGAACCAGAAGCGGGCCCAGGGCCGTGGTGAGGTAGGCTCAGGGGCTGGCCCCGGGGCCCAGGCAGGGCCCAGCGCCAAGAGGGCTGTGCATCTCTGCAGAGGGCCAGAGGGGGAAGGGTCCAGGGATGGCCCTGGACCCCGGGGTGATGCCCCACCCTTCGTGGCTGACCTGGCCACCCAG GTTGAGGCTGATGAACAGCATTGCATACCACCACTGAACCCCCAaacctgcctcctgggctcagaggagAATTTAGCCCTTTCAGTAGGAGAGAAAGCAGTGTCTCCCGGGAATGACCCAGTGTCTCCAGCCATGGTCCGGAGCAGAAATCCTGTGAAAGATGACTGTGTCAAGGAGGAGATGACAGTGGCAGCAGATGCTGCAACCTTGGTGGATGGTAAAG AACCTGAGTCGATGGTGAACCTGGCATTTGTCAAGAATGACTCGTATGAGAAAGGCCCGGATTCAGTGGTGGTGCACGTGTACGTGAAGGAGATCTGCAGGGATACCTCAAGAGTACTCTTCCGTGAGCAGGACTTCACACTCATCTTCCAGACCAG GGATGGAAACTTCTTGAGGCTGCACCCGGGTTGTGGGCCCCACACCATCTTCCGTTGGCAGGTGAAGCTCAG GAATCTGATTGAGCCAGAGCAGTGCACCTTCTGTTTCACGGCTTCTCGCATCGACATCTGCCTTCGTAAGAGGCAGAGTCAGCGCTGGGGGGGCCTGGAGGCCCCAGCTGCACGAG GTGCAGTGGGTGGTGCAAAGGTTGCCGTGCCGACAGGTCCAACCCCTCTGGATTCAACCCCACCAGGAGGTgctccccactccctgacaggccagGAGGAGGCCCGGGCTGTGGAGAAGGATAAATCCAAGGCAAGATCTGAGGACACGGGGCTAGACAGTGTGGCAGCCCGCACACCCATGGAGCATGTAACCCCAAAGCCAGAGACACACCTGGCCTCG CCCAAGCCCACATGTATGGTGCCTCCCATGCCCCACAGCCCAGTGAGTGGAGAcagtgtggaggaggaggaagaagaagagaagaaggtgTGTCTGCCAGGCTTCACTGGCCTTGTCAATTTAGGCAACACCTGCTTCATGAACAGCGTCATTCAGTCTCTGTCCAACACTCGGGAACTCCGGGACTTCTTCCATG ACCGCTCCTTTGAGGCTGAGATCAACTACAACAACCCACTAGGGACTGGTGGGCGTCTGGCCATTGGCTTTGCTGTGCTGCTTCGGGCGCTGTGGAAGGGCACCCACCATGCCTTCCAGCCTTCCAAGTTGAAG GCCATTGTGGCGAGTAAGGCCAGCCAGTTCACAGGCTATGCGCAGCATGACGCCCAAGAGTTCATGGCTTTCCTGCTGGATGGGCTGCACGAGGACCTGAATCGGATTCAGAACAAGCCCTACACAGAGACTGTGGACTCAGATGGGCGGCCTGATGAG GTGGTAGCCGAGGAAGCATGGCAGCGGCACAAGATGAGGAATGACTCTTTCATCGTGGACCTATTTCAGGGCCAGTACAAGTCTAAGCTGGTGTGCCCTGTGTGTGCCAAG TTCCTGGTGAGCATCAGCAAGGAGAACTCCACTGCGAGTGAAGTATTGGACTCCCTCTCTCAGAGCGTTCATGTGAAGCCTGAGAACCTGCGTTTGGCAGAG GTAATTAAGAATCGTTTCCAACGTGTGTTCCTGCCCTCCCACTCACTGGACACTGTGTCCCCATCTGATATGCTCCTCTGCTTTGAGCTGCTATCCCCAGAGTTGGCTAAGGAGCGGGTAGTGGTGCTAGAGGTGCAACAG CGCCCTCAGGTGCCCAGCGTCCCCATCTCCAAGTGTGCAGCCTGCCAGCGGAAGCAACAGTCGGAGGATGAAAAACTGAAGCGCTGTACCCGGTGCTATCGTGTGGGCTACTGCAACCA gCTCTGCCAGAAAACCCACTGGCCTGACCACAAGGGCCTCTGCCGACCTGAGAACATTGGGTACCCCTTCCTGGTCAGTGTACCCGCCTCACGCCTCACTTATGCACGCCTCGCTCAGCTGCTAGAGGGCTACGCCCG GTACTCTGTGAGTGTATTCCAGCCACCCTTTCAACCTGGCCGCATGGCCTTGGAGTCTCAGAGCCCTGGCTGCACCACACTGCTCTCCACTGGCTCCCTGGAGGCTGGGGACAGTGAGAGGGACCCCATTCAGCCACCTGAGCTCCAGCTGGTGACCCCTGTGGCTGATGGGGACACAGGGCCTCTCCGGGTATGGACAGCCCCTGACCGGGGTCCTGTGCCCAGCACCAGTGGAATTTCTTCTGACATGCTGGCCAGTGGGCCCATTGAGGTTGGCTCCTTGCCTGCTAGCGAGAGGGTGTCCCGACCTGAAG CCGCTGTGCCCGGGTACCAGCACCCAAGTGAAGCTTTGAATGCCCACACACCCCagttcttcatctataaaattgacTCATCCAACCGAGAGCAGCGGCTAGAGGATAAAG GAGACACCCCACTGGAGCTGGGTGATGATTGTAGCCTGGCTCTTGTCTGGCGGAACAATGAGCGATTGCAGGAGTTTGTGTTGGTAGCCTCTAAAGAGCTGGAATGTGCTGAGGATCCAGGCTCTGCTGGTGAGGCTGCCCGGGCTGGCCACTTCACCCTGGACCAGTGCCTCAACCTCTTCACACGGCCTGAGGTGCTGGCACCCGAGGAGGCCTG GTACTGCCCACAGTGCAAACAGCACCGTGAGGCCTCCAAGCAGCTGTTGCTATGGCGCCTGCCAAATGTTCTCATCGTGCAGCTCAAGCGCTTCTCCTTTCGTAGTTTTATCTGGCGTGACAAGATCAATGACTTGGTGGAGTTCCCTGTTCG GAATCTGGACCTGAGCAAGTTCTGCATTGGCCAGAAAGAGGAGCAGCTGCCCAACTACGATCTGTATGCTGTCATTAACCACTATGGAGGCATGATCGGTGGCCACTACACTGCCTGTGCACGCCTGCCCAATGATCGTAGCAGTCAGCGCAGTGACGTGG GCTGGCGCTTGTTTGATGACAGCACGGTGACAACGGTAGACGAGAGCCAGGTCGTGACACGTTATGCCTATGTACTCTTCTATCGCCGGCGGAACTCTCCTGTGGAGAGGCCCCCCAGGGCAGGTCACTCTGAGCACCACCCAGACCTAGGCCCTGCAGCCGAGGCTGCTGCCAGCCAG GGACTAGGCCCTGGCCAGGCCCCCGAGGTGGCCCCCACGCGGACAGCCCCTGAACGCTTCGCCCCCCCTGTGGATCGGCCAGCCCCTACCTACAGCAACATGGAGGAGGTGGATTAG
- the USP19 gene encoding ubiquitin carboxyl-terminal hydrolase 19 isoform X34, protein MSGGASATGPRRGPPGLEDASSKKKQKDRANQESKDGDPRKETGSRYVTQAGLELLASGDPSASASCAAGITGSHHRTRLFFPSSSGSASTPREEQTKAELLLDWRQSAEEVIVKLRVGVGPLQLEDIDAAFTDTDCVVRFSGGQQWGGVFYAEIKGSCAKVQTRKGSLLHLTLPKKVPMLTWPSLLKKPLGTQELVPGLQCQENGKELSPIALEPGPEPHRAKQEARNQKRAQGRGEVEADEQHCIPPLNPQTCLLGSEENLALSVGEKAVSPGNDPVSPAMVRSRNPVKDDCVKEEMTVAADAATLVDEPESMVNLAFVKNDSYEKGPDSVVVHVYVKEICRDTSRVLFREQDFTLIFQTRDGNFLRLHPGCGPHTIFRWQVKLRNLIEPEQCTFCFTASRIDICLRKRQSQRWGGLEAPAARGAVGGAKVAVPTGPTPLDSTPPGGAPHSLTGQEEARAVEKDKSKARSEDTGLDSVAARTPMEHVTPKPETHLASPKPTCMVPPMPHSPVSGDSVEEEEEEEKKVCLPGFTGLVNLGNTCFMNSVIQSLSNTRELRDFFHDRSFEAEINYNNPLGTGGRLAIGFAVLLRALWKGTHHAFQPSKLKAIVASKASQFTGYAQHDAQEFMAFLLDGLHEDLNRIQNKPYTETVDSDGRPDEVVAEEAWQRHKMRNDSFIVDLFQGQYKSKLVCPVCAKVSITFDPFLYLPVPLPQKQKVLPVFYFAREPHSKPVKFLVSISKENSTASEVLDSLSQSVHVKPENLRLAEVIKNRFQRVFLPSHSLDTVSPSDMLLCFELLSPELAKERVVVLEVQQRPQVPSVPISKCAACQRKQQSEDEKLKRCTRCYRVGYCNQLCQKTHWPDHKGLCRPENIGYPFLVSVPASRLTYARLAQLLEGYARYSVSVFQPPFQPGRMALESQSPGCTTLLSTGSLEAGDSERDPIQPPELQLVTPVADGDTGPLRVWTAPDRGPVPSTSGISSDMLASGPIEVGSLPASERVSRPEAAVPGYQHPSEALNAHTPQFFIYKIDSSNREQRLEDKGDTPLELGDDCSLALVWRNNERLQEFVLVASKELECAEDPGSAGEAARAGHFTLDQCLNLFTRPEVLAPEEAWYCPQCKQHREASKQLLLWRLPNVLIVQLKRFSFRSFIWRDKINDLVEFPVRNLDLSKFCIGQKEEQLPNYDLYAVINHYGGMIGGHYTACARLPNDRSSQRSDVGWRLFDDSTVTTVDESQVVTRYAYVLFYRRRNSPVERPPRAGHSEHHPDLGPAAEAAASQGLGPGQAPEVAPTRTAPERFAPPVDRPAPTYSNMEEVD, encoded by the exons ATGTCTGGAGGGGCCAGTGCAACAGGCCCAAGGAGAGGGCCCCCAGGACTGGAGGATGCCAGTAGTAAGAAGAAGCAGAAGGATCGAGCAAACCAGGAGAGCAAGGATGGAGATCCTAGGAAAG agacagggtctcgatatgttacccaggctggtcttgaactcctggcctcaggtgatccttctgcctcagcctcctgtgcagctgggattacaggatcacACCACCGTACCCGGCTGTTCTTTCCTTCGTCGTCAGGGTCAGCATCCACTCCTCGAGAGGAGCAGACCAAAGCAG AGTTGTTGCTCGATTGGAGGCAGAGTGCAGAAGAGGTAATTGTCAAGCTTCGTGTGGGAGTAGGTCCCCTTCAGCTGGAGGACATAGATGCGGCTTTCACAGATACAGACTGTGTGGTGCGGTTTTCAG gtggTCAGCAGTGGGGTGGTGTCTTCTATGCTGAGATAAAAGGATCTTGTGCTAAAGTGCAAACCCGCAAGGGGAGTCTCCTGCACCTGACACTGCCCAAGAAGGTGCCTATGCTCACGTGGCCCTCTCTCCTG AAGAAACCTCTAGGGACCCAGGAGCTGGTGCCGGGGCTGCAGTGCCAGGAGAATGGGAAGGAACTCTCTCCCATTGCCCTAGAGCCAGGCCCTGAGCCCCACCGGGCTAAGCAGGAGGCCCGGAACCAGAAGCGGGCCCAGGGCCGTGGTGAG GTTGAGGCTGATGAACAGCATTGCATACCACCACTGAACCCCCAaacctgcctcctgggctcagaggagAATTTAGCCCTTTCAGTAGGAGAGAAAGCAGTGTCTCCCGGGAATGACCCAGTGTCTCCAGCCATGGTCCGGAGCAGAAATCCTGTGAAAGATGACTGTGTCAAGGAGGAGATGACAGTGGCAGCAGATGCTGCAACCTTGGTGGATG AACCTGAGTCGATGGTGAACCTGGCATTTGTCAAGAATGACTCGTATGAGAAAGGCCCGGATTCAGTGGTGGTGCACGTGTACGTGAAGGAGATCTGCAGGGATACCTCAAGAGTACTCTTCCGTGAGCAGGACTTCACACTCATCTTCCAGACCAG GGATGGAAACTTCTTGAGGCTGCACCCGGGTTGTGGGCCCCACACCATCTTCCGTTGGCAGGTGAAGCTCAG GAATCTGATTGAGCCAGAGCAGTGCACCTTCTGTTTCACGGCTTCTCGCATCGACATCTGCCTTCGTAAGAGGCAGAGTCAGCGCTGGGGGGGCCTGGAGGCCCCAGCTGCACGAG GTGCAGTGGGTGGTGCAAAGGTTGCCGTGCCGACAGGTCCAACCCCTCTGGATTCAACCCCACCAGGAGGTgctccccactccctgacaggccagGAGGAGGCCCGGGCTGTGGAGAAGGATAAATCCAAGGCAAGATCTGAGGACACGGGGCTAGACAGTGTGGCAGCCCGCACACCCATGGAGCATGTAACCCCAAAGCCAGAGACACACCTGGCCTCG CCCAAGCCCACATGTATGGTGCCTCCCATGCCCCACAGCCCAGTGAGTGGAGAcagtgtggaggaggaggaagaagaagagaagaaggtgTGTCTGCCAGGCTTCACTGGCCTTGTCAATTTAGGCAACACCTGCTTCATGAACAGCGTCATTCAGTCTCTGTCCAACACTCGGGAACTCCGGGACTTCTTCCATG ACCGCTCCTTTGAGGCTGAGATCAACTACAACAACCCACTAGGGACTGGTGGGCGTCTGGCCATTGGCTTTGCTGTGCTGCTTCGGGCGCTGTGGAAGGGCACCCACCATGCCTTCCAGCCTTCCAAGTTGAAG GCCATTGTGGCGAGTAAGGCCAGCCAGTTCACAGGCTATGCGCAGCATGACGCCCAAGAGTTCATGGCTTTCCTGCTGGATGGGCTGCACGAGGACCTGAATCGGATTCAGAACAAGCCCTACACAGAGACTGTGGACTCAGATGGGCGGCCTGATGAG GTGGTAGCCGAGGAAGCATGGCAGCGGCACAAGATGAGGAATGACTCTTTCATCGTGGACCTATTTCAGGGCCAGTACAAGTCTAAGCTGGTGTGCCCTGTGTGTGCCAAG GTCTCCATCACTTTTGACCCATTTCTTTATCTGCCGGTGCCCTTGCCACAAAAGCAAAAGGTTCTCCCCGTCTTTTATTTTGCCCGAGAGCCCCACAGCAAGCCCGTCAAG TTCCTGGTGAGCATCAGCAAGGAGAACTCCACTGCGAGTGAAGTATTGGACTCCCTCTCTCAGAGCGTTCATGTGAAGCCTGAGAACCTGCGTTTGGCAGAG GTAATTAAGAATCGTTTCCAACGTGTGTTCCTGCCCTCCCACTCACTGGACACTGTGTCCCCATCTGATATGCTCCTCTGCTTTGAGCTGCTATCCCCAGAGTTGGCTAAGGAGCGGGTAGTGGTGCTAGAGGTGCAACAG CGCCCTCAGGTGCCCAGCGTCCCCATCTCCAAGTGTGCAGCCTGCCAGCGGAAGCAACAGTCGGAGGATGAAAAACTGAAGCGCTGTACCCGGTGCTATCGTGTGGGCTACTGCAACCA gCTCTGCCAGAAAACCCACTGGCCTGACCACAAGGGCCTCTGCCGACCTGAGAACATTGGGTACCCCTTCCTGGTCAGTGTACCCGCCTCACGCCTCACTTATGCACGCCTCGCTCAGCTGCTAGAGGGCTACGCCCG GTACTCTGTGAGTGTATTCCAGCCACCCTTTCAACCTGGCCGCATGGCCTTGGAGTCTCAGAGCCCTGGCTGCACCACACTGCTCTCCACTGGCTCCCTGGAGGCTGGGGACAGTGAGAGGGACCCCATTCAGCCACCTGAGCTCCAGCTGGTGACCCCTGTGGCTGATGGGGACACAGGGCCTCTCCGGGTATGGACAGCCCCTGACCGGGGTCCTGTGCCCAGCACCAGTGGAATTTCTTCTGACATGCTGGCCAGTGGGCCCATTGAGGTTGGCTCCTTGCCTGCTAGCGAGAGGGTGTCCCGACCTGAAG CCGCTGTGCCCGGGTACCAGCACCCAAGTGAAGCTTTGAATGCCCACACACCCCagttcttcatctataaaattgacTCATCCAACCGAGAGCAGCGGCTAGAGGATAAAG GAGACACCCCACTGGAGCTGGGTGATGATTGTAGCCTGGCTCTTGTCTGGCGGAACAATGAGCGATTGCAGGAGTTTGTGTTGGTAGCCTCTAAAGAGCTGGAATGTGCTGAGGATCCAGGCTCTGCTGGTGAGGCTGCCCGGGCTGGCCACTTCACCCTGGACCAGTGCCTCAACCTCTTCACACGGCCTGAGGTGCTGGCACCCGAGGAGGCCTG GTACTGCCCACAGTGCAAACAGCACCGTGAGGCCTCCAAGCAGCTGTTGCTATGGCGCCTGCCAAATGTTCTCATCGTGCAGCTCAAGCGCTTCTCCTTTCGTAGTTTTATCTGGCGTGACAAGATCAATGACTTGGTGGAGTTCCCTGTTCG GAATCTGGACCTGAGCAAGTTCTGCATTGGCCAGAAAGAGGAGCAGCTGCCCAACTACGATCTGTATGCTGTCATTAACCACTATGGAGGCATGATCGGTGGCCACTACACTGCCTGTGCACGCCTGCCCAATGATCGTAGCAGTCAGCGCAGTGACGTGG GCTGGCGCTTGTTTGATGACAGCACGGTGACAACGGTAGACGAGAGCCAGGTCGTGACACGTTATGCCTATGTACTCTTCTATCGCCGGCGGAACTCTCCTGTGGAGAGGCCCCCCAGGGCAGGTCACTCTGAGCACCACCCAGACCTAGGCCCTGCAGCCGAGGCTGCTGCCAGCCAG GGACTAGGCCCTGGCCAGGCCCCCGAGGTGGCCCCCACGCGGACAGCCCCTGAACGCTTCGCCCCCCCTGTGGATCGGCCAGCCCCTACCTACAGCAACATGGAGGAGGTGGATTAG